ATATGTATTATCTGGATCTGGTAGATTGCCTGCCGCGGGATTTTGAATCCATTCTGTTAGGATCCGAGGAGACGGTGGCACAAGTCGGTGCAGGGATTTTATCCCTGACCATGCCGATCAAAGCCTATGATCTGGTCAATACCGCAGATATGGTGCTTCGTCAGCTGGAGCGGCGGATCAAAAAGAAAACCCGGACACCCAAAAAACGGAGTGAGAAGGAACAGAATTATATCCGTAATGCAAAATTTCTGTTGATGGAGAGAAACTATCTGACAGAGGAGGAAGCTCACAAATATCTGCAGAAATGCAGTATGGATAATGGAACCAATATGGTGGAGACAGCACAGATGATCCTGACGCTGCTGTTTGATGAGA
This window of the Mediterraneibacter gnavus ATCC 29149 genome carries:
- a CDS encoding ANTAR domain-containing response regulator; its protein translation is MGVIVVVLPKLENAKKVKKILLEHGFQTVFACSSASSALQMVGEYSYGLVISGYRMPDMYYLDLVDCLPRDFESILLGSEETVAQVGAGILSLTMPIKAYDLVNTADMVLRQLERRIKKKTRTPKKRSEKEQNYIRNAKFLLMERNYLTEEEAHKYLQKCSMDNGTNMVETAQMILTLLFDET